Part of the Lampris incognitus isolate fLamInc1 chromosome 1, fLamInc1.hap2, whole genome shotgun sequence genome is shown below.
gtgtgtgtgtgtaagttcatgaatgtgtgtaggtgtgtaagtctaaatgtgtgcatatgtgtgtgtttgctggccTCTGACTGCACCACAGCAGGAAGTCACCGGGTAGCAGAGAGGTGAGGGGAATTCTTGCTTAAGTGTGACAAGCTTTGTGGTAAGCGAGCTCATTGTGTACCATTGCAAGACTGCATCATTTCCACTGGACAAATACGCACAGCTGTGCCATTGCCAATTcacatatcaaaaaacaatagaaTGAGGCTTGTGTTACTTTAGTCATCTCAATTTGCAAGACTGTTGCCTGAAAATATCCACCTTCAACATTATTTAAGGAAATAaaaatcatgtccttcttctaTTTGAGTCTAAAATGAAGTTATTGCATTTAAACAAATGGTATGATTAGCAGTTTGACAATGACACCGTTATTGACATCAAactattttctttttaatttcctGATTGTGTAGTGCCAAGCCCTGCTGTCCTATATTACAGCTCTCATTAACCCCTCTGATTGGGATAAACGAAGAAACTGTTGATAGAAACTTGAAACAATATTCAACATATATATTGTGCAATTTGTTAAAACGGTGATTACTTGCAACAGTAATGGCAGTGGTTCATTATCTGCACAGAAAAATAAGGCTTGACCATTAAAAGCAATATTTAACGCGATGGCAGTTGCCAACCAGGTGCCCTCAGAGTATGCAGTGTTTTGTTCCAACAAGAGGAATTTATTTGAATTCACAAACAAGTGACTCCCTCTCTGGTTAAGGAAGTTCTCATTAGTGAAATCAGCAGGTGTAGAAGTTGGTTGGAGCAGTAAAACCTGTATACTCTTGGGCCTCAACTATACTTGCTCAGGAACCACCATTTTAATGAGTAAGTCGCAGAGTCACTGAGGTTAAATAGAACAATGGAAATCATTGAAAGAATATGTTTCACTTTGAATCCATGGGAACCGATACAGAACGGCCTATCAAGGGCATATTTATGACAAATTCTAAAAACATTTGAAGGGGATAACTGGTGATTTGTACCTTACAGGGTCAGAACATATCACTCTTATACCTGTAGATTTATGAACAGTGACATTTTCTGTCAGAACTTAGTATTATATGTGATCAGAGCCATACCACTTTGAAAAAAGCAGAAGTCATTAATGTTCAGAATGCATATTACAATTACCTTTGGAGGATatccaagaaagttgaatcagttcatctggacactatttagaaacgtgtccagatgaactgattcaactttcttggatttctttacctggattattgagcatgcaccaagacacttTGGAGGATATAGTCTGAGCATACGTCACATTTGAACAATATACACTTCAAAGTTTAGGGTGTTTTAAAATGTGAGAAAAAAATTGGTTTGTCTCAACAATTGACATCGTTTTTCAGCAAATAAGCAAAGTCATCCCACACCCTTCTAACCAGACGTCCTTACAGTACCTTCTGTTCGAACTGTGACTTCATGGAGTTCCACTGAATGTCCCACTGCTTGTTCACCTCTAGTACCTATGAGAGACAACAGAAAGTGAAAAAGATGACTTATCATATAGGAAATAAACTTCATACAGACTTTCCCCTATGGTAAGAGGGACCAGGcatgcattaaaaaaataaaaataaaaagagacTCACATCCTTTCTCTGCTTCTCCAGTAGCTTGATCTTCTTTTCATACACCTCCAGGTCACAAGGCTTTGTCGGAGTTTTTTCTGCAGCTTTCCCACTCTGGGGGTGGGGGTACATAGCATTTTTAGTTCACAAACGGTGGAGAAGCTTAAGTCATCGCTGCATACAAAAGTAGTAAATTTTCTAAAAATAGCTGCAAATATCAGTTGGTTTTAAAACGAATATATGTTCAAATAAGCAAGTAAACCCCTCAGTTTTATCAATATATAAGAAACTCAAACATTCATGAGCACAATCCGCAAACTTTTAATGCATGTCTGAAAAATAATCCAAGGTGCAtttaaaagtaaataaataaaaaatacaaatatGGAGGCACAAAATCAGGGGTGATTCACTTACCTTCTGCGGTGTGGTGACCTCCATCTTGGATCTTACGCCGGGAGACTCCTCTTTCACAGGCTCCTCTTTACCCTCTGTATTTTCAGTGTCAGCTGGAATAGCTGGTGCAACAACTGCTGCTGCCGCTGTCCCTCCTGTTACCAGTTCCTTCAGTTTCTGATTCTCCTGTCTGGATAAAAGAAGGAAAAATGAGTGAGTAAGACCAAAACCCCTTATTATATCTTGAGGCGATCTTGCAATTGGTGCACTGCCAGGGGTTCCTCTGGTAAGACCCTTCGAAACCCATGGAAAACAATATCAGTAAAAAGATGCATTAGAGCACTAAAACACCAAAAGTGAAAGTATGGCCAACTATCAACATCCTtggtcaagcaaaacaaattGTGATTTCTTTTTTAGCATTAATGCATGATGTGATTCATGATACATGCTagggttattaaaaaaaaagatacataTACAtcataaaataagaaaaaaatattttaatattgAGAacctgattttttgttgttgttgttgatttgaGATTTGTTGAGGAGAACCATGTCCAACTCAAACAATATCTTACTGGGTGAGTTAACGTCATTACTATGAACTCACATtccaggttttgtttttgtttttaactttgttagcattaaaagttttttcctggCATAAGAATGCTACATGAGATCAAACtttaaaatgagaaaaaaaaaatcacctcagCTGTTCCAAGTCTCTATTCCTGAATTGATGATCCTCTTCCATTTTCTTACGAAGCTCATTGTTTTCCTGCCTGAGCTGCTCACAAAGTGTCTATGAAAAAAAATTGCAACATAACTTCATTTGGTTTTTGTTATGGTATGACAGTGTCAGCACTCCTTTTTAATCTATTAACATATATGTCTGATGACTCAAAAGTAGAAGTAGACTTCTCAAAAGATTTTATTACAACAAACAATCCAAGTTCTAATTATATTTCATAGTACAATCTTTAAAATAAATACGAAGAAGTAATTTCTCCAAAAACCTGGCATTCAATGGTTCTCTTAGAACACTTAATTTTCTCAAAGTTTGTGTTAGTGATATGATATTTTGTGATATTTTTTCTGATGTACAATGTTATGTGGGTCTTTTACaggggaaatttttttttctaCAAGTCATGGAGGAAAAAATCCGTTTCAGTAACATATCATTTGGTCTACCTGACTGAACTGGGGCCTGTTTCCCCATCCCTTACCGTTTCCCCACCAGCCTATCAGAACATTTCATAGCATATGACAGTATGTGGAAAAATGACGGGAATATTACCATTGACAATTGCACTGGGAATCAGAAAGTCATCAAAttgctaataataataaaaaaagttcCTTTAAATAACAACGCTTGATATGTAGGCCAGGCGAGTAAATATAAAAGCCGATTAAGATTGCTCGCTATTTAATGCATATGAAGCCGATACTTCCAAGGTGGGCAGAGCCTTTAGCTGTTCTAGGTTTTATATGACAGCTTTCTCCAGTTTTTGGTTACAGTTATGTGCTCAAGTTTATGTGCAACCTGGCCTGCTTTTTTCCCTCTACAAAATGATCTTATATAACAGCTATAAAGAATATTTTTGTGTGAGATACAAAAACAAAGCTGACTTCTCTAACAGTGAAGAAAGTACCTTGTGTGCAGAATTCCAAACACTGCATTTAGCTGGATGCAATCTACACCACACCGGTGTACTGAAGTTGCATCACAAAAGTCAAATTTAAATAAAAGTGAACATTCTACAGCAGTTGTTTTCAACCTGGTCCTCGGGGACTCAAAGTACTCATGGTTTTGTACTCTGGCAAGTAGttaaaggtagaacaagtaggattgccctaaaaatcaatgtacagactcatacaaaaataagccctctcaatcatcacttatgacccactagacgtgtgtggcggtgtccgtatctgcagagaccctgtcctctgcctgtattttcttattttgctgtgtacaggaCATTTCTGGGCATTAATGTTTGGGCAGTGGGACTCTAAAAACATAGCAACCAAGTGCCAGACCAAGATcataagcacacatccaagaggacGCTACAACAATGGCAGACACAGCGCCGAAAAGACACGACTTTAATGAGGCAAAacaccaagcggacaaagctcgttccaaaacgagagaaTATCTAAGATTGTCTATCAGCCGCTTGCGAGCACTGAAGGCGaagatgggaatgaagagcgacgtggagttggcctgtacactgggatgtgttttggcaactgtggtcagggggcgtgtGCTTCTGGTGTCGCTGagctggggaggaggggccaactttgtatgttgtgtttacaaactgcaacCGACAAATTctacttgttctacctttaaCTACATTCACCTGAAGCACTACTGTGGGACCCCCCCCAAGGATTTGTTTGAAAATCACTGGTCTTCAAAAGACACATGGATCCTCACCTTTTAGTAATTTCATAAGATGTGCTGTATACTAAATACACTGCAGACTAAAGTGAAATTCAGAGGATTTATAGAGCTCTGTATGTGATTATTTAAAACTAGTATAACCAAAATGACAAAACTACTACCTATGCACTTATATCTCTTTTTTGACTGCCATCTGTGTCAGTTCACCTGTAGGAGAGAGGTCCTCTGCTCATTCTTCTGAACCTTTGAGGAAAGATGGTGGAACTCAACAGCCATGCGGCCAAGGTGGGCCAACAGCTGGTTTGGATTGGACTCCTCTGCAAAAATGCTGAAGGAACTCTCCAATCTctgtagctggctagctagctccaTGTTTTCCTGTGGCAGGACAGGAATTACTCCCGTTCTTGCCATTGCTCCTGCCTGGAGTCACAGACACATTTGCAAAGGCAGTCCAAATGACTCGATGGGGGAAGGTAATCATTACAAAATACAAATTAATGCTGTTTCACAGGACAAAGGAATATTCATACAAGTAGTCATCTTCTCATTGTCTCCCCGTTATTTCTATTAATAAGGGTAGTACATTTGTCCAGTTGGTCCTGTTAAAAACTAGTTAGGCCTGTTAGACCAGACAAAAGACCAAAAAGTCAATGTTAATGACAGGAGCTGCAGCTGACTGCTCCGCTCTGGTTTGTGAATAATTTTAGAACATGTGATTGTCTTGTCAATCTCATGACAAGAGGTTAAATTCCACATGTGCCTGAAATATTTTGTGAAAGACTGACCTACTAAGGCATTCACTGGGATGTTATGTGTGTGAATCAGTGGCATAATTCTAGTCAGTGATAATCCTGGACTTTCCCTCAGCTGACTCAGGCTGGAGCTCCCACTATTGAGTTTGTGGGTGAGTCCAGGCTGGAGCTCCCAGTATTGAGTTTGTGGGTGAGTCATTGTACCAAGGATAAGTTCCCGATATAGAAGAAATGACAGTGGAGAGGAGCAGCTGAGTTCAGCTTAAAAAGTTTCCTGCTACTATTTTTTTCCAGTGTTACTTAAAACAGCATGCTTATTTATGCTTAGTCATAGTTTATCTAATAGATCATGATATTAAAAACGTGCGCTGAAGTAACAacaaaccattaaaaaaaaatcacaaaatgcaaaaaaaacaacatctgtttAGAAAATAATAGCGTTCAGAAAGCTGAGTAAAATAGTCAGAAGTAATCAACCTTATCATGCCAGATGAAGTCTGGTACTTACAGTTTGGGAATCTGGAGTCTTTTCTTCTACATTCACCACCTCATATTCAGACAAAGCCTCCTAAAAAGACCAAAGGATTAAGTAACTGCACAGAAAGTTGAGAAACACATTACATTCAAATAGAATGGAAAAAGGAAGACTCTCATTCCAAACAACGCTCTGCATTCAAAAAAATGCTTCAATAAGCCCAAAGAAGTAAAAGTAACCACCTTTGTTTAGAAAAGACTGTCCAGACACCATTTTTGAGAGCCTCGTGCCTGATAATATTAATGATTCTACAATAATATTAATGAGTCTATAGTCCTCAAACTTTCATCTTACGGAAACCCCCTGCCACCAccaaaaatatacatatatatccagTAGAGTTATTAGTTACCTAACGCAAACCTTCAGTTTAAGTATGTGTTACTTACATTGGGCTTCTCAGGATGGAGAGCATTCCCCAAAGGGCATGGCTGTTCCTCCCTTTGGTCAGTACTGGGATGCCCATGTGGTTTACCTTGAAGAGAAAATGACCATAATAAACACAAGCCCAAAGTTTCAGTCATGCAAAACAACCGATTGCTAacattgtctactactactactttcggctattCCGTATTAAATATCTATTACCAGCGAGTTTGTAAGACATACTCTGTTTCTCAGTTTGAGCAGGCCCCCCAACACACAGACTGGTGGCAAAGCTTGAGGACTTGAGGGCCTCGTTGTCTCTAACCAGCTCCTCTACCCTCTGACGGAGCCTTGATGCCTCTGACTGAGACTCCTCTAGTAGGTCACCTACAAATAAAATCAGCACAAGATGAGTTCAGAGACCTAGATCTCTGCCAAACCCAGAATTTATTCCAGGTAATGTAGCACAAGATATTTGTAGGGTAACCAAACAAACCAAAGGCTAAATGTCAAGAAGAACTGTGCAATGTAAGCAGGCGTTTCATAACACAAGTAAGTCATTAAACAGAAATTGCCAAGGCAGATTTACCGGAACTTATCTACGTTGCACCTGAAATGCCTTTGGTGACTCATCCATTGGGTAATCAGAGCCATACATTCAATAACATGTACCAGCAGTACATTTAATAACATTAGACTCATTGGTATGCAAGCATTACAGTAGACCACCAATTAACAAAATCAGGTTTCACTGCATTCCTCCGTTTATGCCACGAGACAATATTGGCCTTACTACTGTATGAGCAATTTCATTGGTTTGCACAGATATTACAAAATAATTCCCAAGTTTTGAGATGTGGTGGGCACTGGAGGTTCAAAATCAACATCAATGATTTAATTAGAGCTGCTACAAACGATAAGTTAAACTCATTTCCTGTACCGAGGTGAATTTATGACTGATCTAAAAAATAAAGAAGGATAAAGAAATAGGGAATAAGAGGAAGAAAGAAACTGAATATCCCAACACAAGTTCAACGCTGATAATTCTAATTTCTGTTAAAATACGCAAatgttaagacacatagcaggaCACCTGGCTTTCAATGTAAGAGAACAGCTTACATTAGCTCCGTCTCCACTGTCATGGAGTAACCAAGCAGTTTTTGGCACCTACCTAAGCTCTTTAGTCCCTTCATCCTCTCCCTCAATATACTGTTCTCCTCCAGTAGCTGTCGGTAGCTGCTTCCACCTCCAGCCTCTTCTCTGGCCTTGGCCTCAATCCCGCCTGGATCGTAGATGCGGTATGGGCCTTTCCCTTCCATTGCCACCGCTTCACTTACTAGACATGATGCTCTGAACTAAGCAGACGAAAACAATTTTAAATTCATTGCAATGTACAAGATAATGGAAACTAATCAGCAACACTTTATGGGAAAACAAACAAATGACCAAACGCAAATATATTTGTTCTTTACAGAAAATAAACACAGCTCTGAAAGGAGAAGCGATAAACATAGAACACATGTTACATAATATGTATATTATCAGTTCTCATCCTTTCTATTTACAATGCAAAGTGACACATTAGAATGTCACCATCAAAGGGACTTCTACAAAATGCCATTCATGGAAGCCATTTAAATGTGCACAATCATGTTGTAAGAAATTAGAGATAGGAGATATGTCAACATTCACAGTCAGTCTTCATGCATCGTAAGGCAATATGTTCAACAGAGGCACATTACTATGAGGTGAAATCACTACCTTCAGGTTCTCACATTTAAAACGCCATATAAATTAGTGAAGTACCGCTATAACAACCACTGAAAAATAAAACAACTGTATCTCGTGGTGAAGACAGCTGAAATATCATGCACCCATTCAATCCTATGTAAAGTGTTACTGTACCCCCTTGGAGTCTTTTcgacctctttttctctcttcgtTCATAACTCAAAGAGCGGCAGACCTAATGTATCCACTCCAGCAAAGATATGGACCGTTAGTGATGGTAATAATGACAAGCcagttggcaaaaaaaaagaaaagttaaaaGCAACCAAACATACCTCTCTCTTTTTAATGAGTCGGGTTCAAGGCAATAGCGAAACAACCGACACGCTAGTGTCAGCTCGCATCAGCTGACAATAGTGAGCTTACGTTAACATGTATGTTGATTCAACTGAACTGCTGTGTTGATATCCGAGGAAGAAACGAGCCTACTGTAAAGGGAAAAAACTCAATGGCATGGGGAGTCTGCAGTCAAACGGCCATCCAGCTAGCGAGCTGACCAATGTCAGACACAATACAAGCTAGCGGGCGTTAGCTACGTTGACTGGTAAATGACTACTGGTACTAGTTTTCGTTGTTGTCATGCAAATAGCTAGCGACAACGTTAGCTAGCGGTTGGCTAGCGTTAGATGATCGCGGGGGATTCGCCGACAAATTAAATCCTACACTTATTTTAGCAACAAGCAACACGTTAGTTCGGCGGCGTAATAAGAGACAAAAGCAAAGAATAAAAGTGGTGTCTTTTGTTTTAGCTACCTCTCAGATTGAGTGGCCTCTCATCTCTTTCTCAGACATCTATTGCGGAAGTGGTCTGTGCTGTAACCTGGGAAATTCCACCTTTGGTGGAAATAGCGCTCGTATTTAAAGTTTATTTGGATAAAGaggatattttattttttatgataAAAACAAGGATAGAGAATTTTTTAATTTCTGTTTTATGGTAGATTTTATATTCACAAATGCAGATGGTcaagtaaaaaaaacatttttcagttCAAGATGGAACTTATTTTGAATCTGCGAAACGTTAAAAACAAAAAGCCACTAAGACTTTGAAAAATATACGATGCCTTGAATATATGTGTTTAATTCTTTTTTCCATTGTCCACTTCTATATTgtttataattttttttattgttattattatttatatgtttatgttctctttgtaatgttctgaattggatttaaataaagttttgttaaagcaaaaaaagggcacACATTAACTGACAGCTCAGAGGGCCAATGGGCGCGGAGCTAGACAAGAGTGGGTCTCCAACAGCAACAGCGGGGCTAGCCAAAAGAAAATCGTTTGACCACCATGAATGTTCAAAGGGTAAGGGGCCAACGGAAGAATGAGGGATTACTTAAAAATGACAAAAATTGGATTTGTCAACCACGAAAAATTATTCTCTGATCATTTGGTTTCACGTTCCCAATGAGTCAAGCCTATTTATTGAgaggattttgttgttgttgtctactTCGAAATAAAGTAGACTACATACAGAAAGGCGCACCAAAGAACTAATTTTTACTGAAAATTTGTTCAATCAAATATTTTGTCTTGAGTTTCCTTTCGCATCACAAAGACCACAAATTTGTTTAAAATGCTTTTAAATATTttgaaaatcttttttttcagCATCTTTGTAATATATAAcatctatataatatataactcacCGTATAACTCAGTTTTGGCCAACTTGTCACAATAATGACATCTTGTGGATACTactaaataaaaatgaaaaaaacctTTCTATAAACTTAAATGATCATAAACTTGCTTGATTGCTTTGCTATGCTGACGTTAAGCCACTGAAAACTGACAATGCTAAAAACATCTTATTGAGTTCAGTATGGATCCCTATAGCTCCAAGAACCTTGGCTATCGCCATATCATCGCCATATCATCTCCTACATTGCTGATTAGTGTACTGTCTGAGATGCTCACACTGGCAGACTATTTAAAACAAATAACCTTTGATAGTTTATATTAGTAGCATACTCGTTTCtaatgtgttgtgtatttcagcTTTCCAGGAGCATAATTTGAGTAGCAAGCCTGGCACTAATTGAAACAAAGAACACTACCTCACCCCCAATTCTCAAGATTTATTTCTGCGTTCAAAAGCACAGCATCCATTGttgagttgttgctgttgttgactATCAAAACACTTGATTCGCACTTTCAGTAATCAGCAAACTATACAGTGATCACATTCAACAAAATCTCCTGATGGTATTTGAAAATGGCAGATGTTGGCAAACGTGCTATGTACCCACTATACTTTCTTTCGTCATCCTggctttgatttgttgttgttattcataTTTCTTGACGATAATGGTCAGGATGTAAATACGTGGCACCTTTAATGGTTACTGTTTGGATGGACTTCCCTAGGAAAAACGATACAGTAAGCATGGCATTGCTCATGTTTTACTGCTTTGACATAGCAGCCAATTGCAGAAGCAAAAAGgtacaatggtgagtttgaagaAGTAAAGCTGTTCTGGCTAGCACAGGGAACTATTATAAAAACTGTAACCCATTCAAGTCAACCGGACTCCCATGTTGCAGCATGGACGTACAAATTGAAAGACCAGGGCCAGACATTTTGAATCGCTGCTACAGGGCGTTTATTGGTCATAAATTTTGCCCTGTGAATTAAGAATTTGGGGAGTCCAGAACTGCACCAAATATATTTCATTTCCTTAACATGCTGTGTGAAGGATTTGTGCAGGCACTAGTTACTGCCAAGCTGGGCCGTAGGCCAGACATGGTAAATGCAAGATGATAACTATTCCTACAAATAAATATTCAGAAGACCATTTTATTATGTTTGAAGGATCACACCATGACACCGTGTCAGCATCAATGCCACATTTTGTTTTACCCTCCATATCCAAAACCCCTTACAGCAGACTCAACCAATCAATTCAAGAACAACCATAAAGGCATCACATACCGATTGCAGCACAACAGAACAGTGTTaacccaaatgcagcactgatgacCCAGTGTGCAGATATAACAttaccccgcccccctccccggcatggtttcaaacatgaaaagttgacacaaagtcctctaggtggccagggtgtgaatgtgtgtgaacaggtcgcggggaggcatgaagctgaggctgagcaggcCGAGGTGAGGAGACAGAAGGCAGGggcagctgaggcccaggaatgtctggggcctgtgTAGGGGCTGCCTGAGGCCCCAGCGCATCCTGTCATGCTGAGGGTATGGTTTGgggtgtgtcaccagctgtgtgtggcagagCTGGCACCTTCCGGAGGCGGCTGGAGTGCCACCTAGTGCTGTCGTTGAGGagataggtggctgggcccagctgatgggtgacttggagaggagaggaccagtatgaggcCATTTTATTGTCCTGGTGGGGCCtatggaccctgacccagtctgaggcattgatgtctggcaccctggctcgttttgactggtcaaatcgCTGCTTCATCTGCCCCTGTTGAtgggtgactgaggctctgaccctagagggaggtgcctggggtgtagaGGGGCAGAGCCTGTTGAGGGGCATGTTTAGCTCCCAgccaagcatgagagaggctggaggGACGcccgtggtcgagtgctgtgtggccctgtAGTGCAGCAGAGTATGATGGATGGCATGTGTGaaggagcacccttgggccaggtGTGCTCTGAGGTCGtttttcagtgactggtgaaagcgttcaatgccgccattggcctgggggtgataCTACACAGTGCATATGTGACAGATGCCCTTGCTTTCAAGGTAAGCAGTGAACTCTGCAGAGACCAGTTGAGGATCATTGttggtggtgatggtctttgggaggccccagcgagaggagtgagagtccaggaagttgatGATGACCTGAGAGGTCACAAAGCCAGTAGTGGTGagctcaggccattttgagtgtaggtcGTAGGCAACCACCAAGAAGCGTTGGTGGTTGGGAATCCCATGGATCTCTCCGCAGATGTAcagctgcaggtgttcccagggctgagagggccaggcaagaggttgcaggggtgggggagcctggtggctaGTCTTGCCACTCACGAAGCAGGCAGAGCAGTCCTTGACCAGGGCCTCAATGTCTCCGTctatccctggccaccacaccaggtctcggcagtgctgttttagcttcacaatgcccaggtggccctcATGTGCCATggtcaacaca
Proteins encoded:
- the tnip1 gene encoding TNFAIP3-interacting protein 1 isoform X2, translated to MEGKGPYRIYDPGGIEAKAREEAGGGSSYRQLLEENSILRERMKGLKSLGDLLEESQSEASRLRQRVEELVRDNEALKSSSFATSLCVGGPAQTEKQSKPHGHPSTDQREEQPCPLGNALHPEKPNEALSEYEVVNVEEKTPDSQTAGAMARTGVIPVLPQENMELASQLQRLESSFSIFAEESNPNQLLAHLGRMAVEFHHLSSKVQKNEQRTSLLQTLCEQLRQENNELRKKMEEDHQFRNRDLEQLRQENQKLKELVTGGTAAAAVVAPAIPADTENTEGKEEPVKEESPGVRSKMEVTTPQKSGKAAEKTPTKPCDLEVYEKKIKLLEKQRKDVLEVNKQWDIQWNSMKSQFEQKITDLRQRLADSQKTVLELEAEREQRQRDYDKKLLLAKSKIENVQGEKECLNSETAELKQKIRYLQDQLLPLSKQREYQEKEIQRLNRALEEALNLHSPSSSQQPPGQGNHGDATSNLKKQELLTQIAVLKEQVKIFEEDFRKERSDRERMNEEKEDLRRQVERLQGQMTNLTSQLHQAQNECQRERTERCKLERLQMQHHKQGQQQERRTSDPTSGSVNGPLSPPYCGPFVQVGPQGLEGWPIHFPPRMPNAAGAAAAAAAAVPPPGRDFQPVIPGFPWQSSFPQPRGTRGSGESSRPPPENADQSTATGFGKRERQNIDPGKH
- the tnip1 gene encoding TNFAIP3-interacting protein 1 isoform X1; amino-acid sequence: MEGKGPYRIYDPGGIEAKAREEAGGGSSYRQLLEENSILRERMKGLKSLGDLLEESQSEASRLRQRVEELVRDNEALKSSSFATSLCVGGPAQTEKQSKPHGHPSTDQREEQPCPLGNALHPEKPNEALSEYEVVNVEEKTPDSQTAGAMARTGVIPVLPQENMELASQLQRLESSFSIFAEESNPNQLLAHLGRMAVEFHHLSSKVQKNEQRTSLLQTLCEQLRQENNELRKKMEEDHQFRNRDLEQLRQENQKLKELVTGGTAAAAVVAPAIPADTENTEGKEEPVKEESPGVRSKMEVTTPQKSGKAAEKTPTKPCDLEVYEKKIKLLEKQRKDVLEVNKQWDIQWNSMKSQFEQKITDLRQRLADSQKTVLELEAEREQRQRDYDKKLLLAKSKIENVQGEKECLNSETAELKQKIRYLQDQLLPLSKQREYQEKEIQRLNRALEEALNLHSPSSSQQPPGQGNHGDATSNLKKQELLTQIAVLKEQVKIFEEDFRKERSDRERMNEEKEDLRRQVERLQGQMTNLTSQLHQAQNECQRERTERCKLERLQMQHHKQGQQQERRTSDPTSGSVNGPLSPPYCGPFVQVGPQGLEGWPIHFPPRMPNAAGAAAAAAAAVPPPGRDFQPVIPGFPWQSSFPQPRGTRGSGESSRPPPENAATRRGSFLPVFRAPDLVSQQYYHPLEKTSARTSGFALYTPQ
- the tnip1 gene encoding TNFAIP3-interacting protein 1 isoform X3; protein product: MEGKGPYRIYDPGGIEAKAREEAGGGSSYRQLLEENSILRERMKGLKSLGDLLEESQSEASRLRQRVEELVRDNEALKSSSFATSLCVGGPAQTEKQSKPHGHPSTDQREEQPCPLGNALHPEKPNEALSEYEVVNVEEKTPDSQTAGAMARTGVIPVLPQENMELASQLQRLESSFSIFAEESNPNQLLAHLGRMAVEFHHLSSKVQKNEQRTSLLQTLCEQLRQENNELRKKMEEDHQFRNRDLEQLRQENQKLKELVTGGTAAAAVVAPAIPADTENTEGKEEPVKEESPGVRSKMEVTTPQKSGKAAEKTPTKPCDLEVYEKKIKLLEKQRKDVLEVNKQWDIQWNSMKSQFEQKITDLRQRLADSQKTVLELEAEREQRQRDYDKKLLLAKSKIENVQGEKECLNSETAELKQKIRYLQDQLLPLSKQREYQEKEIQRLNRALEEALNLHSPSSSQQPPGQGNHGDATSNLKKQELLTQIAVLKEQVKIFEEDFRKERSDRERMNEEKEDLRRQVERLQGQMTNLTSQLHQAQNECQRERTERCKLERLQMQHHKQVGPQGLEGWPIHFPPRMPNAAGAAAAAAAAVPPPGRDFQPVIPGFPWQSSFPQPRGTRGSGESSRPPPENAATRRGSFLPVFRAPDLVSQQYYHPLEKTSARTSGFALYTPQ